The Gloeobacter violaceus PCC 7421 DNA window TTGGCGGCCAGCGGCTGCCATTTATCCAGCATCGCCTCCGAATCGAGCACGACGGCCACGCCGAAGCACAGCCCGGCAATGCGCGGCCGGTTGCGGCGAAAAAAATCGACTTCGAGCTTGTGGCCCTCTTTGGGGGGTTTGCCCTCGCCCGCCTCGACGCCTACCTGCCGCTGAATGACCCCGAAGCTTTCGCCCTCGGACAACCAACGCTCCCAACTGGCCAGGTGGGCCTCGGTGTCCTGGGCGGTCGGTGTGCCGTCGAACAGCAAATAATAGATTGGGTGTTTCTGCTCGTCTACCGTCAACATGCGCTTTTCCTGTATTGCGATGGATCCTGAGGCCTCTCACCCGAAAGGATCGGGCGGAATCCAAGGGCTAGTTGCCATTGGCTGTCAACTACTGAGGGTGAGGTTATCCGATCGCGCTTCGCCGCTTCTACCGTCAAACGGATTATGATTACCGCCGGACGGATCGCTTTGCTTTCGGAAGCCTTCAACTGCGGCGCGACTGCCAGGTGCTCGGCAGCACCCCGAAGCGGCGCTTGAAAGCGAGGCTGAAGGCGCTGAGGTTGGTGTAGCCCACGGCGCGGGCGGCGGTCGAGACGTTGATCTGCCGGGCCGCCAGCATCACTCGGGCCTGCTCCAGGCGGTGGGCGTGCAGATAGCCGAACGCCGTCGTGCCGAAGACCTGCCGGAAACCGAGCTTCAGCTTGTAGTCGTTGAGGCCGACCTGGTGGGCGAGGGCGATCAACGTAGGCGGATGTTCGAGATTGGCAATCAAGATGTCGCGCGCCTGGTGGATACGGTCGATGTCGTCGCCGTGCAACCGATGGCGCGCGGCCGGCGACGGCCCGTCCGTCAGGGTCTGCTCCAGTTGCAATGCGACCAATTCCAGTGCCTTGCCTTCGAGAAACAGCTGCCGGGTCGCCCCCTCAAACGGACAGTGCAAAACCTGATCGAGGGCAGTGGCCATTGCAGGGGTGATCGCTCCCAGACGAAAAAACGGCGGCGCCTCCCGCCCCGCCATCCAGGGCCTCAGCGCCGGGGCCACCGGCAGTGATTGCCCTTCGAAGACCGACTCGATCAAACTCGGCTCGAAGGACATCCCCACGAAGCGCAGCCGCTCGGCCGCCGGCAATTCGGAAATTTCCCGGTGAGCGGGCAACAAAAACAGACCGCTCTGCCCCGGGCGTCCTTCGAGCTTCTCGGCGGCACCGGGCAGGGTACCGCGAAAATGACCCGAGACGATAAAACCCACCGACAGCGAGGGAAACTCCAAGATCTCCAAGTCCACAGTGACCGACTGGTGCAATTGGTAGTCGCAGATAAATAGCTCGATGCCGCCGCGCAACCGAAGCCAGCGGTAGTATCCTTCGCCTGCCTGCTGCGGCCAGTGGAGCGTCAACTCGGCACCATTGCACCGGCCGGTGCAACCGGTCAACTCCTGAAAAGCAGTGACAAATTGCGCAAAGTTGCCCGCCGAAATCGTAATCTTCACCGCCCATCCCCAAGGAGCCACAGCCGCTGAGACCAGTGCAGCCGGTGTGCTATTGAATTGACTTTCATTAAGATTCATGCCCCCTGTTCTGTCAAGGGGACAAATCTGAGCGCCTGTTGCTGCAGCGGCAAGCTTTTTGACCGGCCGTCACCACCTTTGGCGCGGGAGCCAAGCGAGCGGAATTCGGCAAATTATTGACATAGATTTTCAACAGATCTACGCTGCTAGTCACTTGGGTTCAGTCTATAAAATCGTAGGTTCCAGGCTTATGAGCAAACACGCAATCCCGCTTCAAGATGTCGAATCCCCCGGTGCGGTGTTCGATACCGGAGATTTACACGAAGTGGGCTGGGCCGCCGGGCAGGCCGCCGGCGACTGTTACAAAGCCGGTCAGAGCATCCCGCTTGCCTGGGATTCGCTCTGGCTGGTGCAGCAGGGGCTTGTCTGGGTGCGGACGGTGCAATGGTCCGGCAACGAGACCCTCGTGGCGCTGGTCGGACCGCGCATGCCGATCGGCGCGATGCTTGTGCCTGAAAAAGCTGCCTGCGCGGTCCACGCCCTGACGGATGTGCAACTGACGCGCGTGGCCTGGCGGGAGGTGCACCAACAGCCCCAACTGGCCTGGCAACTGAACCAGGGTTTGGTGCGGCTGTTGTTGCAGTTGGAGGCGCTCAACGCCATCAAGGGCCTGCGGCGGGTGATCGACCGCCTCCAGGAGATGCTGGTGCTGCTGGTGCGCCAGTGCGGGCAGGAGAGCGTCGAGGGGGTGCGTCTGCAGGGGCGGCTGACCCACGAGCAGCTCGCAGTCGCCATCGGTTGCCAGCGGGTCGCCGTCACCAAATGTTTCACAGAACTCAAGCGAGCCGGGCTGGTCACCGTCGGGGCGGACCGCCGCCTGTGCGTCAGCCGCGAACTGGTCCACAGGACGGCCCTGTTCGCGGTTGCCGCCGACACCCACGCCCAGCGCGCCATGGGTCCGGCGTGAAACTGCACTTCAGCGTCCGCGACATTGACGAGCTGTTCGAGCAACTCCAGCGGCAAACCGGGGCGGCTGTGCGCCTTGAGGATGGCGAAACGGTTCTGCAACTGCCGCCCCCCATCGGCGAAGGCACGATCCGCCGGATAGCTCTGCGCCCCGGACTGTTGTTGACCCTCGACAACTACGCGTATCCGGAAGCGGTAAGCTGCGAACTATCGGCACACGGGACGCCGTCGCTGGCTTTGAGCTTTTGCACAGCGGGCCATGCCCAGGGCCGCCTCGCAGGGGTGCGCACTCCTTTTGATGGTTGCCCCGGTCAGGTCAACCTGGGGTTTGTTCGGGGTTTGCCGGGCGTGCTGACCTATCAACCCCGGCAACCGTTGGCTTTTGTTGAGCTTTTTATCGAGCCGGAGGCAATTTTTCAGTTGAGCGGCGCGCAATTCGAGCAACTGCCGGCGCCGTTGAGGCGGCTTATCGAACTTCCCGATCGCGAGGGCTACTT harbors:
- a CDS encoding helix-turn-helix transcriptional regulator, whose amino-acid sequence is MKITISAGNFAQFVTAFQELTGCTGRCNGAELTLHWPQQAGEGYYRWLRLRGGIELFICDYQLHQSVTVDLEILEFPSLSVGFIVSGHFRGTLPGAAEKLEGRPGQSGLFLLPAHREISELPAAERLRFVGMSFEPSLIESVFEGQSLPVAPALRPWMAGREAPPFFRLGAITPAMATALDQVLHCPFEGATRQLFLEGKALELVALQLEQTLTDGPSPAARHRLHGDDIDRIHQARDILIANLEHPPTLIALAHQVGLNDYKLKLGFRQVFGTTAFGYLHAHRLEQARVMLAARQINVSTAARAVGYTNLSAFSLAFKRRFGVLPSTWQSRRS
- a CDS encoding Crp/Fnr family transcriptional regulator, translating into MSKHAIPLQDVESPGAVFDTGDLHEVGWAAGQAAGDCYKAGQSIPLAWDSLWLVQQGLVWVRTVQWSGNETLVALVGPRMPIGAMLVPEKAACAVHALTDVQLTRVAWREVHQQPQLAWQLNQGLVRLLLQLEALNAIKGLRRVIDRLQEMLVLLVRQCGQESVEGVRLQGRLTHEQLAVAIGCQRVAVTKCFTELKRAGLVTVGADRRLCVSRELVHRTALFAVAADTHAQRAMGPA
- a CDS encoding helix-turn-helix transcriptional regulator — protein: MKLHFSVRDIDELFEQLQRQTGAAVRLEDGETVLQLPPPIGEGTIRRIALRPGLLLTLDNYAYPEAVSCELSAHGTPSLALSFCTAGHAQGRLAGVRTPFDGCPGQVNLGFVRGLPGVLTYQPRQPLAFVELFIEPEAIFQLSGAQFEQLPAPLRRLIELPDREGYFAQSRQTTIAMQSAIHQILHCPYRGLTRRLYLESKAIELVALAFEPPAPCGPSPKLRPEHIERIRLAKEILLLRLDEPPSLMDLARQVGLNDCTLKRGFRQVFATTVFGCLHQQRMERARELLVLGRLNVTEVALSVGYASLSAFNAAFKRRFGVNPGAYRKLP